A genomic window from Streptomyces mirabilis includes:
- a CDS encoding enoyl-CoA hydratase/isomerase family protein: protein MAEQGDERRFGEFVVVRRHAYVAELALDRPKAMNAVSTDMARSITAACEALGGARDVRVVVLTSTAERAFCVGADLKERNSFSDADLVRQRPVARAAYTGVLELPMPTIAAVHGFALGGGFELALSCDLIVADRTAVLGLPEVSVGVIPGGGGTQLLPRRVGAARAAELIFSARRLEAGEARELGLVDELVDAGQDRGEALALAARIAANSPVGLRAAKRALRLGHGLDLRAGLEVEDAAWRSVAFSGDRAEGVAAFNEKRPPQWPGE from the coding sequence GGCGGAGCAAGGGGACGAGCGGCGGTTCGGGGAGTTCGTCGTCGTACGGCGGCACGCGTACGTCGCGGAGCTCGCCCTCGACCGGCCGAAGGCCATGAACGCCGTGTCCACGGACATGGCCCGCTCCATCACGGCCGCCTGCGAGGCGCTCGGCGGCGCGCGCGACGTACGCGTGGTCGTGCTGACCTCCACCGCCGAGCGCGCCTTCTGCGTCGGCGCCGACCTGAAGGAGCGCAACTCCTTCAGCGATGCCGACCTGGTCCGCCAGCGCCCCGTCGCACGGGCCGCGTACACCGGCGTCCTGGAGCTGCCGATGCCGACGATCGCCGCCGTGCACGGCTTCGCGCTCGGTGGCGGCTTCGAGCTCGCCCTGTCGTGCGACCTGATCGTGGCCGACCGTACGGCGGTGCTCGGGCTGCCCGAGGTGTCGGTCGGGGTGATTCCCGGAGGCGGCGGTACGCAGCTGCTGCCGCGGCGGGTCGGGGCGGCCCGCGCGGCCGAGCTGATCTTCTCGGCACGGCGGCTGGAGGCGGGCGAGGCGAGGGAGCTGGGCCTCGTCGACGAACTCGTGGACGCGGGCCAGGACCGCGGTGAAGCCCTCGCGCTCGCCGCCCGCATCGCCGCCAACTCCCCCGTCGGACTGCGCGCCGCCAAGCGTGCGCTGCGGCTCGGGCACGGGCTCGACCTGCGCGCGGGCCTGGAGGTGGAGGACGCGGCCTGGCGGTCCGTCGCCTTCTCGGGGGACCGCGCGGAGGGAGTCGCCGCGTTCAACGAGAAGCGCCCGCCGCAGTGGCCGGGGGAGTAG
- the hutH gene encoding histidine ammonia-lyase: MHTVVVGTSGVTASDVLAVARGGARIELSEEAVAALAAAREIVDALAAKPEPVYGVSTGFGALASRHISPELRAQLQRNIVRSHAAGMGPRVEREVVRALMFLRLKTVCSGHTGVRPEVAQTMADILNARITPVVHEYGSLGCSGDLAPLSHCALTLMGEGDAEGPDGVVRPAGELLAEAGITPVELREKEGLALLNGTDGMLGMLVMALADLETLYKSADVTAALSLEALLGTDKVLAPELHAIRPHPGQSASAANMLAVLKGSELTGHHQDGAPRVQDAYSVRCAPQVAGAGRDTLAHARLVAERELASAVDNPVVLPDGRVESNGNFHGAPVAYVLDFLAIAAADLGSIAERRTDRLLDKNRSHGLPPFLADDAGVDSGLMIAQYTQAALVSEMKRLAVPASADSIPSSAMQEDHVSMGWSAARKLRTAVDNLTRIVAIELYAATRAIELREGLTPAPASQAVIEAVRAAGVQGPGPDRFLAPDLEAADAFVRGGRVVAAVEPVTGPLA; this comes from the coding sequence ATGCACACTGTGGTGGTGGGGACGTCCGGAGTGACCGCGTCCGACGTACTCGCCGTGGCGCGCGGCGGCGCCCGGATCGAGCTCTCCGAAGAGGCGGTGGCGGCCCTCGCCGCGGCCCGCGAGATCGTGGACGCGCTGGCCGCCAAGCCGGAGCCGGTCTACGGCGTCTCCACCGGGTTCGGCGCCCTCGCGAGTCGGCACATCAGCCCGGAGCTGCGCGCCCAGCTGCAGCGCAACATCGTCCGCTCGCACGCCGCCGGCATGGGCCCGCGCGTGGAGCGCGAGGTCGTCCGCGCGCTGATGTTCCTGCGGCTCAAGACCGTCTGCTCCGGGCACACCGGTGTGCGGCCCGAGGTCGCCCAGACCATGGCAGACATCCTCAACGCCCGGATCACCCCGGTCGTCCACGAGTACGGCTCGCTCGGCTGCTCCGGCGACCTGGCCCCGCTCTCCCACTGCGCGCTGACGCTGATGGGCGAGGGTGACGCCGAGGGTCCCGACGGTGTCGTACGGCCCGCGGGCGAGCTGCTCGCCGAGGCCGGCATCACCCCCGTCGAACTGCGCGAGAAGGAGGGCCTCGCCCTTCTCAACGGCACCGACGGCATGCTCGGCATGCTGGTCATGGCCCTCGCCGACCTGGAGACGCTCTACAAGTCGGCCGACGTCACCGCCGCGCTCTCCCTCGAAGCGCTCCTCGGCACGGACAAGGTGCTCGCCCCCGAGCTGCACGCCATCCGCCCGCACCCGGGACAGAGCGCCAGCGCCGCCAACATGCTGGCCGTCCTGAAGGGCTCGGAGCTGACCGGCCACCACCAGGACGGCGCCCCGCGCGTCCAGGACGCCTACTCCGTGCGCTGCGCCCCGCAGGTCGCGGGCGCCGGACGCGACACGCTCGCGCACGCCCGGCTCGTCGCCGAGCGCGAGCTCGCCTCCGCCGTGGACAACCCGGTCGTGCTGCCCGACGGCCGCGTCGAGTCGAACGGCAACTTCCACGGCGCCCCGGTCGCCTACGTCCTCGACTTCCTCGCCATCGCCGCCGCCGACCTCGGCTCGATCGCCGAGCGCCGCACCGACCGGCTGCTCGACAAGAACCGCTCGCACGGTCTGCCGCCGTTCCTCGCGGACGACGCGGGCGTCGACTCGGGCCTGATGATCGCCCAGTACACCCAGGCGGCGCTGGTGAGCGAGATGAAGCGCCTCGCCGTACCGGCGTCCGCGGACTCCATCCCCTCCTCCGCCATGCAGGAGGACCACGTCTCCATGGGCTGGTCGGCCGCGCGCAAGCTGCGCACCGCGGTGGACAACCTGACCCGTATCGTCGCGATCGAGCTGTACGCGGCCACCCGCGCGATCGAACTGCGCGAGGGGCTGACCCCGGCCCCCGCCTCGCAGGCCGTCATCGAGGCCGTCCGCGCGGCCGGCGTCCAGGGCCCGGGCCCCGACCGCTTCCTCGCCCCGGACCTGGAGGCGGCGGACGCGTTCGTGCGCGGCGGCCGGGTGGTGGCGGCGGTGGAGCCGGTGACCGGACCGCTGGCCTGA
- a CDS encoding cold-shock protein codes for MATGTVKWFNSEKGFGFIEQDGGGPDVFAHYSNIASSGFRELLEGQKVSFDVAQGQKGLQAENIIPA; via the coding sequence ATGGCAACTGGCACCGTGAAGTGGTTCAACTCGGAAAAGGGCTTCGGCTTCATCGAGCAGGACGGCGGCGGCCCCGACGTCTTCGCCCACTACTCCAACATCGCCAGCTCCGGCTTCCGTGAGCTGCTGGAGGGCCAGAAGGTCTCGTTCGACGTCGCGCAGGGCCAGAAGGGCCTGCAGGCGGAGAACATCATCCCCGCCTGA
- a CDS encoding DEAD/DEAH box helicase, with protein sequence MTRSERPVRKRPANARGGAQTGGFAKGAGRGGGRGTGKGPVRKAVAPQEFSLPETITPALPAVDSFDALDMPAALTKTLAAQGVTEPFPIQGATLPNSLAGRDVLGRGRTGSGKTLAFGLALLARTAGRRAESKAPLALVLVPTRELAQQVDDALTPYATAVNLRVATAVGGMSIGRQAGTLRRGAEVLVATPGRLKDLIERGDCVLDQVAITVLDEADQMADMGFMPQVTALLKQVEPGGQRLLFSATLDKNIDRLVKMFLTDPVVHSVDPSAGAVTTMEHHVLHVADETDKKAVALRIAARDGRVILFVDTKRGADRFTKRLLASGVRASALHGGRSQPQRNRTLDQFKNGQVTALVATNVAARGIHIDDLDLVVNVDPPTDHKDYLHRGGRTARAGESGSVVTLVLPEQRREMTRLMADAGITPRTARIASSDEELARLTGAREPSGVPIVIEVPQQPEQPKKRSRPRVGGGARRPAGTGAGSESQGRQPRRAAGGTAGGGTGGGTGGAGRSGGRGRAPQQRRTERGGQGGGGRRAA encoded by the coding sequence ATGACTCGATCCGAACGTCCCGTCCGTAAGCGGCCGGCAAACGCACGAGGTGGCGCCCAGACCGGCGGCTTCGCGAAGGGCGCGGGCCGCGGCGGCGGCCGTGGCACCGGTAAGGGCCCGGTCCGCAAGGCCGTGGCGCCGCAGGAGTTCTCCCTGCCCGAGACCATCACCCCGGCGCTGCCCGCCGTCGACTCCTTCGACGCGCTCGACATGCCGGCGGCCCTCACCAAGACCCTCGCCGCGCAGGGCGTCACCGAGCCCTTCCCGATCCAGGGCGCGACGCTGCCCAACTCCCTCGCCGGACGCGACGTCCTCGGCCGTGGCCGCACCGGCTCCGGCAAGACGCTCGCCTTCGGACTGGCCCTGCTGGCCCGTACGGCGGGTCGCCGGGCGGAGTCGAAGGCGCCGCTCGCGCTCGTCCTCGTCCCCACGCGCGAACTCGCCCAGCAGGTCGACGACGCGCTCACGCCGTACGCGACCGCGGTCAACCTGCGCGTGGCCACGGCCGTCGGCGGGATGTCGATCGGCCGGCAGGCCGGCACGCTGCGGCGCGGCGCCGAGGTGCTCGTGGCCACCCCCGGGCGGCTCAAGGACCTCATCGAGCGCGGCGACTGCGTCCTCGACCAGGTCGCGATCACGGTCCTCGACGAGGCCGACCAGATGGCCGACATGGGCTTCATGCCGCAGGTCACCGCGCTGCTCAAGCAGGTCGAGCCGGGCGGTCAGCGACTGCTCTTCTCGGCCACGCTCGACAAGAACATCGACCGGCTCGTGAAGATGTTCCTCACGGACCCCGTGGTGCACTCCGTCGACCCCTCGGCGGGTGCGGTGACCACCATGGAGCACCACGTGCTCCACGTCGCCGACGAGACCGACAAGAAGGCCGTCGCCCTGCGGATCGCGGCGCGCGACGGCCGGGTGATCCTCTTCGTCGACACCAAGCGCGGCGCCGACCGGTTCACCAAGCGGCTGCTCGCGAGCGGTGTCCGGGCGTCCGCGCTGCACGGCGGGCGCAGCCAGCCGCAGCGCAACCGCACCCTGGACCAGTTCAAGAACGGTCAGGTCACCGCGCTCGTCGCCACCAACGTCGCGGCGCGCGGCATCCACATCGACGACCTCGACCTCGTGGTCAACGTCGACCCGCCGACCGACCACAAGGACTACCTGCACCGCGGCGGACGTACCGCCCGGGCCGGTGAGTCCGGCAGCGTCGTCACCCTCGTACTGCCCGAGCAGCGGCGGGAGATGACGCGGCTGATGGCCGACGCCGGCATCACCCCGCGCACGGCGCGGATCGCGTCCAGCGACGAGGAGCTCGCCCGCCTCACCGGCGCCCGTGAGCCCTCCGGCGTCCCGATCGTCATCGAGGTGCCGCAGCAGCCCGAACAGCCGAAGAAGCGGTCACGGCCGCGGGTCGGAGGCGGCGCGAGGCGTCCGGCCGGAACGGGCGCGGGTTCGGAGTCGCAGGGCCGTCAGCCGCGGCGTGCCGCCGGCGGTACGGCCGGTGGCGGTACGGGTGGCGGTACCGGGGGCGCGGGTCGCTCCGGTGGTCGTGGGCGTGCTCCGCAGCAGCGGCGTACGGAGCGTGGCGGGCAGGGCGGCGGCGGGCGTCGCGCGGCGTAG
- a CDS encoding DUF2625 family protein: MRDLTELTDVEEPAWPLLSEAISNSRVSMDVLPVDPAQARGSLLQLQATARSSLGSFVLNCGGVLLDSGWLRIYGSPDDDAPAGTPSFAEINDLPERFDPAWRPEGGLVIAHDVLGGVFVVNGPDPAQMNRPGGPGEVLYFAPDSLRWDALGVGHADWLNWLLDEGGIEQFYDTLRWPGWRAETGPMPGSHGITFDPVLWTAANRRDLPAARRRAIHMSDLMDLHRGTGLELDKIDPGFLGNFDY; this comes from the coding sequence ATGCGAGACCTGACCGAGCTGACTGATGTCGAGGAGCCGGCATGGCCGCTCCTCTCCGAGGCGATCTCCAACAGCAGGGTGTCCATGGATGTGCTGCCGGTGGACCCGGCGCAGGCCCGTGGATCCCTGCTGCAACTGCAAGCCACCGCGCGCTCCTCGCTCGGCTCCTTCGTGCTCAACTGCGGCGGGGTACTGCTGGACAGCGGCTGGCTGCGCATCTACGGCAGCCCCGACGACGACGCGCCTGCGGGGACGCCGAGCTTCGCCGAGATCAACGACCTCCCCGAGCGGTTCGACCCGGCATGGCGGCCGGAGGGCGGGCTCGTCATCGCCCATGACGTCCTCGGCGGCGTCTTCGTGGTCAACGGACCCGACCCCGCGCAGATGAACCGCCCCGGCGGTCCCGGCGAGGTGCTGTACTTCGCGCCGGACTCGCTGCGCTGGGACGCGCTCGGCGTGGGCCACGCGGACTGGCTCAACTGGCTCCTGGACGAAGGGGGCATAGAGCAGTTCTACGACACCCTGCGCTGGCCCGGCTGGCGCGCCGAGACGGGGCCCATGCCGGGCTCCCACGGGATCACCTTCGACCCGGTCCTGTGGACGGCCGCCAACCGCCGCGACCTTCCCGCGGCCCGCCGCCGTGCCATCCACATGTCGGATCTCATGGACCTCCACCGAGGCACCGGCCTGGAACTCGACAAGATCGACCCGGGCTTCCTGGGCAACTTCGACTACTGA
- a CDS encoding cell wall protein, whose protein sequence is MSAARRSLLTATAAGTLLGALWFVPSANATPEKPAQHSNMSTNTTSRTALQASTESGDTQPGAADASDAGANDTGSDTTGSQDSGTRLADTGSVDTTPYVVGGTLFLGLGAGFVTYSVRRERTAAF, encoded by the coding sequence GTGTCCGCCGCTCGTCGCTCGTTGCTGACCGCCACCGCAGCGGGAACCCTTCTGGGGGCCCTGTGGTTCGTCCCGTCCGCCAACGCGACCCCGGAAAAGCCTGCTCAGCACAGCAACATGTCGACGAACACCACGTCGAGAACCGCGCTGCAGGCCTCCACCGAGTCCGGCGACACCCAGCCGGGCGCCGCCGACGCGAGCGACGCCGGAGCGAACGACACGGGCTCCGACACCACCGGGTCGCAGGACAGCGGGACCCGGCTCGCCGACACCGGAAGCGTCGACACGACGCCGTACGTCGTCGGCGGAACCCTTTTCCTGGGCCTCGGCGCCGGCTTTGTGACCTACTCGGTGCGCCGGGAGCGCACGGCGGCCTTCTGA
- a CDS encoding L,D-transpeptidase, producing the protein MEKRVMTDSKRRKGLMAASALLGGVLVLSACSSGGGSKASASDGETSQAQADAAAAKKSSQAQIKITPADGSDNASINNAAAVTVSKGTLTAVTMTTESGTPVSGQISADKKSWKPASPLDRATTYKVAAEATDSAGLVAHENASFTTVSPANSFIGNFTPEDGSTVGVGMPVSINFNKAITNKAAVQKGITVSSSSGQEVVGHWFNANRLDFRPENYWTGGSTVTLKLNLDGVQGASGVYGVQQKTVTFKIGRNQVSIVDAQSKTMKVTQDGKTIKTIPISSGSPEHKTYQGQMVISEKFKETRMNGSTVGFTKTDGKGEYDIKDVPHAMRLSNSGTFIHGNYWGAKSIFGAVNTSHGCVGLSDTKGAGDPNTPAAWFYDHSLIGDVVVVKNTGDKTIAPDNGLNGWNLSWSAWKAGSAA; encoded by the coding sequence ATGGAGAAGCGTGTGATGACGGACAGTAAGCGGCGCAAGGGTCTGATGGCCGCGTCCGCACTGCTCGGCGGAGTGCTGGTGCTCTCTGCGTGCAGCAGCGGGGGTGGCAGCAAGGCCAGCGCCTCGGACGGCGAGACCTCGCAGGCCCAGGCCGATGCGGCGGCGGCCAAGAAGAGCTCGCAGGCCCAGATCAAGATCACGCCCGCGGACGGTTCCGACAACGCCTCCATCAACAACGCCGCGGCGGTCACCGTGAGCAAGGGCACGCTCACGGCCGTCACCATGACGACCGAGTCGGGCACGCCGGTGTCCGGTCAGATATCCGCCGACAAGAAGAGCTGGAAGCCCGCCTCCCCGCTCGACCGCGCCACCACGTACAAGGTGGCCGCCGAGGCCACCGACTCCGCGGGCCTCGTCGCCCACGAGAACGCCTCGTTCACCACGGTCTCCCCGGCGAACAGCTTCATAGGCAACTTCACGCCTGAGGACGGTTCCACCGTCGGCGTCGGCATGCCGGTCTCGATCAACTTCAACAAGGCGATCACGAACAAGGCCGCCGTGCAGAAGGGGATCACCGTCTCCTCCAGCAGCGGCCAGGAGGTCGTCGGCCACTGGTTCAACGCCAACCGCCTCGACTTCCGTCCCGAGAACTACTGGACCGGCGGCTCCACCGTCACCCTCAAGCTCAACCTGGACGGCGTCCAGGGCGCGAGCGGTGTCTACGGCGTGCAGCAGAAGACGGTCACCTTCAAGATCGGCCGCAACCAGGTCTCGATCGTCGACGCGCAGAGCAAGACCATGAAGGTCACGCAGGACGGCAAGACGATCAAGACGATCCCGATCTCCTCGGGATCCCCGGAGCACAAGACGTACCAGGGCCAGATGGTGATCTCCGAGAAGTTCAAGGAGACCCGGATGAACGGCTCGACGGTCGGCTTCACGAAGACCGACGGCAAGGGCGAGTACGACATCAAGGACGTGCCGCACGCCATGCGTCTGTCGAACTCCGGCACCTTCATCCACGGCAACTACTGGGGCGCGAAGTCCATCTTCGGCGCGGTGAACACCAGCCACGGCTGTGTGGGTCTGTCCGACACCAAGGGTGCGGGCGACCCGAACACGCCCGCGGCCTGGTTCTACGACCACTCGCTGATCGGTGACGTCGTGGTCGTCAAGAACACCGGTGACAAGACCATCGCCCCGGACAACGGCCTCAACGGCTGGAACCTGAGCTGGTCCGCCTGGAAGGCCGGCTCGGCCGCCTGA
- a CDS encoding ABC transporter permease → MFFTYLRRELRRRRKAALVVASGLALGIALVIVVSSVSSGMEKAQGKVLQSLYGLGTDMTVTKAAAPATSTGQRPRFNFDANDNGSTKEQSSDRVMVQGFQTLAASTVTKVDSQKGVADSVGGLSLQVIRIDGQFTRGQFQQNQNSGTGQRGGRPDAQQSPQGRVEGGGANFDVNNYSVYGTDVTKPALGPLTSSKITSGRTFQTSETDAKVVVADVSYAKEKKLKVGSTVTIKSVKYKVIGIATPDSGDAAANLYIPLKQAQTLSGSKDKVTTIYVKASDSQQISSVKSTIQKNISGTTVTTSADLASTVSGSLSTASSLASNVGKWLSIAVLVAAFLVAGLLTSSAVSRRVREFGTLKALGWKSGRVTRQVVGEAMVNGLVGGALGIAIGLAGAYVVTEISPTLQAQVGGSGGGGGQGGPGGGRGFGGPGFGGPGRQAAAKALDVALTAPVSLGTIVGAVALAITGGLIAGAFGGWRASRLRPADALRRVE, encoded by the coding sequence ATGTTCTTCACCTACCTGAGGCGCGAACTGCGCCGCCGCAGGAAGGCGGCGCTCGTCGTCGCCTCCGGACTCGCCCTGGGCATCGCCCTGGTCATCGTGGTCAGCTCCGTGTCGTCCGGCATGGAGAAGGCGCAGGGCAAGGTCCTCCAGTCGCTGTACGGACTGGGTACGGACATGACCGTCACCAAGGCGGCGGCGCCGGCGACGAGCACCGGCCAGCGTCCGCGCTTCAACTTCGACGCGAACGACAACGGCTCCACCAAGGAGCAGAGCAGCGACCGCGTCATGGTGCAGGGCTTCCAGACCCTGGCCGCCTCCACGGTCACCAAGGTCGACTCCCAGAAGGGCGTCGCGGACTCCGTCGGCGGACTGAGCCTCCAGGTCATCAGGATCGACGGCCAGTTCACGCGGGGTCAGTTCCAGCAGAACCAGAACAGCGGCACCGGCCAGAGGGGCGGGCGCCCGGACGCCCAGCAGTCCCCGCAGGGTCGTGTCGAGGGCGGCGGCGCCAACTTCGACGTCAACAACTACTCGGTGTACGGCACCGACGTCACCAAGCCCGCCCTCGGCCCGCTGACCTCCTCGAAGATCACCAGCGGTCGTACGTTCCAGACGTCCGAGACCGATGCCAAGGTGGTCGTCGCCGACGTCTCGTACGCCAAGGAGAAGAAGCTCAAGGTCGGTTCCACCGTCACCATCAAGAGCGTCAAGTACAAGGTCATCGGCATCGCCACGCCCGACAGCGGTGACGCGGCGGCCAACCTCTACATCCCGCTCAAGCAGGCCCAGACGCTCAGCGGCTCCAAGGACAAGGTCACCACGATCTACGTCAAGGCGTCGGACTCGCAGCAGATCTCCAGCGTGAAGAGCACCATCCAGAAGAACATCTCGGGGACGACGGTCACCACCTCCGCCGACCTCGCGTCCACCGTCTCCGGCTCCCTCTCCACCGCCTCCAGCCTCGCGTCGAACGTCGGCAAGTGGCTGTCCATCGCGGTGCTCGTGGCCGCGTTCCTGGTCGCCGGCCTGCTCACCTCCTCCGCCGTCTCCCGGCGCGTGCGCGAGTTCGGCACCCTCAAGGCGCTCGGCTGGAAGTCGGGCCGGGTGACCCGGCAGGTCGTCGGCGAGGCCATGGTCAACGGTCTGGTCGGCGGCGCCCTCGGTATCGCGATCGGTCTCGCGGGCGCCTACGTCGTCACCGAGATCAGCCCCACCCTGCAGGCGCAGGTGGGCGGTTCGGGCGGCGGCGGAGGCCAGGGCGGCCCCGGCGGCGGGCGCGGCTTCGGCGGTCCCGGCTTCGGCGGTCCCGGCCGGCAGGCCGCGGCCAAGGCCCTCGACGTCGCGCTCACCGCGCCCGTCAGCCTCGGCACCATCGTCGGCGCGGTGGCCCTCGCCATCACCGGTGGTCTGATCGCCGGCGCCTTCGGCGGCTGGCGTGCCTCCCGACTCCGCCCCGCGGACGCCCTGCGCCGCGTCGAATAG
- a CDS encoding ABC transporter ATP-binding protein — translation MYELRGVTKRYTRGKETVDALAGVDLTIADGDRLVIQGPTGGGKSTLLQMLGGLDRPTEGSVELDGTDMAKLSEAKLTKVRSENIGFVFQSFNLIPTLTAQENVETALVPLGVKVKERRQRAADALESVGLAERLGHLPAELSGGQQQRVAIARALVKQPKVLLADEPTGNLDESMRDEIMEVLEAMWKEHGLTFIMVTHDSSIAKKAPRLATIRKGKISVKENAGA, via the coding sequence ATGTACGAACTCAGAGGCGTCACCAAGCGCTATACCCGGGGCAAGGAGACGGTCGACGCGCTCGCGGGGGTCGACCTGACCATCGCGGACGGCGACCGGCTCGTCATCCAGGGCCCCACCGGTGGCGGAAAATCCACCCTTCTCCAGATGCTCGGCGGTCTCGACCGGCCCACCGAGGGCAGTGTCGAACTCGACGGCACGGACATGGCCAAACTGTCCGAGGCGAAGCTCACCAAAGTACGCAGCGAGAACATCGGATTCGTCTTTCAGAGCTTCAACCTGATTCCCACGCTCACCGCCCAGGAAAACGTGGAGACCGCCCTCGTACCCCTCGGTGTGAAGGTGAAGGAACGGCGGCAACGGGCCGCCGACGCACTGGAGTCGGTGGGACTCGCCGAGCGGCTCGGGCATCTGCCCGCCGAGCTCTCCGGTGGCCAGCAGCAGCGTGTCGCGATCGCCCGCGCCCTGGTCAAGCAGCCGAAGGTGCTGCTCGCCGACGAGCCCACCGGCAACCTCGACGAGTCCATGCGCGACGAGATCATGGAGGTGCTCGAGGCCATGTGGAAGGAGCACGGGCTCACTTTCATCATGGTTACGCACGATTCCTCGATCGCGAAGAAGGCCCCGCGCCTCGCGACGATTCGCAAGGGGAAGATCTCCGTCAAGGAAAACGCGGGTGCTTAA